A stretch of the Zonotrichia albicollis isolate bZonAlb1 chromosome 31, bZonAlb1.hap1, whole genome shotgun sequence genome encodes the following:
- the LOC141725872 gene encoding uncharacterized protein LOC141725872, which translates to MESREDKCPRQNLVEEAVLSGSTAQEGNGEEKPRRCRTRRGCKRSRRGSEGERASLGREGGRRRSQSSELVLHEQLHDGEKPHTCVECGKSFRWNSHLIVHQRIHTGERPYECGECEKSFRESSSLIRHQRIHTGERPYKCSECGMCFRERSSLIVHQRTHTGERPYECSKCGKKFPTSSDLLQHYWIHREERPFQCPDCGKGFKRNSTLVTHRRIHTGERPYECDKCRKRFKRSSHLLRHYRIHTEERPFRCPDCRKGFKRNCHLIRHRRIHTGERPYECPQCGKSFSRSSHLTRHQRRHH; encoded by the coding sequence atggagagcagggaggacaaatgcccgcggcagaacctggtggaagaggccgttttgagcggctccacggcgcaggaaggcaacggggaggaaaagccccggagatgccgcacgaggaggggctgcaaacgcagccggcggggatctgagggggaaagagccagcctgggccgggaaggcggccggagacggagccagagctcggagctggtgctccatgagcagctccatgatggggagaagccccacacgtgcgtggagtgtgggaagagcttcaggtggaactcccacctgattgtgcaccagaggatccacactggggaacggccctacgagtgtggggagtgtgagAAGAGCTTCAGAGAGAGCTCCAGTCTGATCAgacaccagaggatccacactggggagaggccgtACAAGTGTTCCGAGTGTGGGATGTGCTTCAGAGAGAGATCCAGcctgattgtgcaccagaggacccacactggggagaggccttACGAGTGTTCCAAGTGTGGGAAGAAGTTTCCGACCAGCTCCGATCTCCTCCAGCACTATTggattcacagagaggagaggcccttccaatgccccgactgcgggaagggattcaagcgcaactccaccctcgtcacccaccggcgcatccacactggggagaggccctacgagtgtgataaatgcaggaagaggtttaagagaagctcccatctcctccggcactatcggattcacacagaggagaggcccttccgctgtcctGACTGCCGGAAGGGATTCAAACGCAACTGCCACCTGATCAgacaccggcgcatccacactggggagaggccctacgagtgtccccagtgtgggaagagcttctccaggagctctcacttgacccgacaccaacggaggcaccactaa